The Borreliella burgdorferi B31 genome has a segment encoding these proteins:
- the bdr gene encoding Bdr family repetitive protein: MKAVLATTNITEDQIYREFLRLGMEQLIAQDLSKRYYHNELTYRDLENLEKQFGIRFENLISEISFLEKNLQKDIFNLDAKIDSVEKNLQKDIFNLDAKIDSVEKNLQKDIFNLDAKIDSVEKNLQKDIFNLDAKIDSVEKNLQKDIFNLDAKIDSVEKNLQKDIFNLAQALKKEVQINSQFLLEKLKVSNRIIIIITVIIVPIAISSITNIVMLLIAKFFK; encoded by the coding sequence ATGAAAGCAGTTTTGGCAACGACAAATATTACCGAAGATCAAATATATAGAGAGTTTCTGCGACTAGGAATGGAACAGTTAATAGCTCAAGATTTGTCAAAAAGATATTATCACAATGAGCTTACATATAGAGATTTGGAAAATTTAGAAAAACAATTCGGTATAAGGTTCGAGAACCTTATTTCTGAGATTTCTTTTTTAGAAAAGAATTTACAAAAAGACATATTTAATTTAGATGCTAAGATAGATTCTGTAGAAAAGAATTTACAAAAAGACATATTTAATTTAGATGCTAAGATAGATTCTGTAGAAAAGAATTTACAAAAAGACATATTTAATTTAGATGCTAAGATAGATTCTGTAGAAAAGAATTTACAAAAAGACATATTTAATTTAGATGCTAAGATAGATTCTGTAGAAAAGAATTTACAAAAAGACATATTTAATTTAGATGCTAAGATAGATTCTGTAGAAAAGAATTTACAAAAAGACATATTTAATTTGGCACAAGCTCTTAAAAAAGAAGTTCAAATTAATAGTCAATTTTTATTGGAAAAACTCAAGGTGAGCAACAGAATAATAATTATTATTACAGTAATAATAGTTCCCATTGCTATATCTAGCATAACAAATATTGTTATGCTACTAATTGCTAAATTTTTTAAATAG
- a CDS encoding OMS28 family porin, with amino-acid sequence MAKKDVIKSISNVVKVTQGTRFLAKVITSSLYMR; translated from the coding sequence GTGGCAAAAAAAGATGTTATAAAATCCATTTCTAATGTTGTTAAAGTGACCCAAGGCACAAGATTTCTTGCAAAAGTAATTACCAGTTCTTTATATATGAGATAG
- a CDS encoding OMS28 family porin, whose amino-acid sequence MSNKSPNNKELELTKKEFVKVEEVEKALIASEDALDEAV is encoded by the coding sequence ATGTCAAATAAATCTCCAAATAATAAGGAATTAGAATTGACAAAAAAAGAATTTGTTAAAGTAGAAGAAGTTGAAAAAGCTTTAATAGCTTCTGAAGATGCCCTAGATGAAGCGGTTTAA
- a CDS encoding OMS28 family porin, protein MNLNVFADFNNVNIIQFQSNILGQSDKKDG, encoded by the coding sequence GTGAATTTAAATGTGTTTGCAGATTTTAATAATGTGAATATTATTCAATTTCAATCTAATATTTTAGGACAATCAGATAAAAAAGATGGTTAA
- a CDS encoding plasmid maintenance protein produces the protein MKPAISNHNHQTNKNKLLGKICRLKKIISVINYLNKEFKKKYNTSINKEHFTSKKVKELRVHHQGDILRVLNSNIHRENKKETTINTLRLDLKFLVKLKALEKRILTFSNSFGEFKGKLCIYKVSPIAYKLINAYFNNTKIDLLKKVKEEKESFKPKNITENITVYNKQYINIYNKNSIENSFFKRIKSIIFNAKEPTKSLKNTLLNYKDFKNYLKYDYETKDIKEFFLSKLSLYKHKIHFMRKTAPYKTDFYTLAGEFKDTYTTKWKVNKITSFSGHARIIANNILVNTLKKGLKFE, from the coding sequence ATGAAACCAGCCATATCTAATCATAACCACCAAACCAATAAAAATAAACTACTTGGTAAAATCTGTAGACTGAAAAAAATTATTTCAGTAATCAATTACTTAAATAAAGAATTTAAAAAAAAATATAATACCTCAATTAATAAAGAACACTTTACTTCTAAAAAAGTAAAAGAACTTCGAGTTCATCATCAAGGAGATATCCTTCGCGTACTAAACTCAAATATACATAGAGAAAACAAAAAAGAAACCACAATTAATACTCTAAGACTAGATTTAAAATTTTTGGTTAAGCTAAAAGCATTAGAAAAAAGAATACTAACATTTTCAAATAGCTTCGGAGAATTTAAAGGAAAGCTTTGTATATATAAAGTGTCGCCTATTGCATATAAATTGATTAATGCATATTTTAATAACACTAAAATAGACTTACTTAAAAAAGTAAAGGAAGAGAAAGAATCTTTTAAGCCTAAAAATATCACTGAAAATATCACTGTATATAATAAACAATATATAAATATATATAATAAGAATTCTATAGAAAACTCTTTCTTTAAAAGAATTAAATCAATAATTTTCAATGCAAAAGAACCAACTAAATCATTAAAAAATACTTTATTAAACTATAAAGATTTTAAAAATTATCTAAAATATGATTATGAGACAAAAGATATTAAAGAGTTTTTCTTATCTAAGCTAAGTCTTTATAAACATAAAATTCACTTTATGAGGAAAACCGCACCCTATAAAACTGATTTTTACACTCTTGCAGGAGAATTTAAAGATACTTATACTACTAAATGGAAGGTAAATAAAATAACTAGCTTTTCAGGACATGCTAGGATAATAGCCAATAATATTCTGGTTAACACTTTAAAAAAAGGATTAAAATTTGAGTAA